A window of the Pararge aegeria chromosome 2, ilParAegt1.1, whole genome shotgun sequence genome harbors these coding sequences:
- the LOC120628524 gene encoding voltage-dependent calcium channel subunit alpha-2/delta-3 isoform X10, with amino-acid sequence MCYRVCVSALFVILLSLDSRDCSSSIQYDVPSKISFNTVQAWAVKLGTELYHFGEFITRKKEVQDSFKSAQIESRDGEKLVQSMADDIRAMMELKISAVKRIVEAAENMAFDKQNEPVNEDFQFFNSKEMEDLYDDMSLTTTPEPDFTMENWINRPASKNMHLQQNHHFSHIPVNTNFSSVHVPTNVYAWAPEVIKGIHWSEGLDTHFINNYQSDPTLSWQYFGSSTGFMRHYPAMKWRADPVDIYDCRTRAWYMEAAASPKDVVILVDRSGSMTGQRRDIAKHVVTNILDTLGNNDFVSVMTFADTVEEIVPCFEDSLVQATLANLRELKLGLDNFETMEIANFSAALTKAFELLEIYRNNSGGANCNQVADVREVKWMACANRGFYVHLSTLAEVRERVLEHVNVLARPLVLQREKHPVVWTPVYANVTDPKVADYLWEQRERAEQKERFMSQRRDKVLFNSEQEQNRRWKITQMKQGQYSELGNSQYQLMTSVSMPVYDLRHNENITENVLINEAYWVSVTKESVEENGQKEMRIARLLGVAGTDVPLSEIQALMTPYKIGVNGYAFMVTNNGYILIHPDLRPVFQQILKPSYNSVDMIEVELFDDERSPRNFSKELTALRKEIIDQKTGNKIMNVKYHMEDMKRVSRGKRHYFWTGISDSQFTLVVSIPENYGRHRITPPPTDDIHRLSLTSKNISARQYLSEKWSVHPDWLYCRHYERTFSSPEEELSYFLERVAKPGWRWPAKPRPPEHHKNKGHEKHNEGSEVRERNKAPNVTPRNEYYCDHGLMQALVYDARNTAWFNKSISESATDEKAAEFIQRFGFITAFLATHSGLTRWETHPPKDHDDKNEFGKQWPRAIDEVWYRRAVEQHYVDPLSFVYSVELSTEKFPLNVSNAMVTAAHAVFHGDGHRKAPAAVVGFQFKHERLAEWFQNITSNCEHSKECITCNVTDNWDCYLVDSNGWIIVSEDSSQTGQFFGKVRPDIMMKLVEEEVFKTVHIIDYQAVCFREKKITNPASMILTPLENLRLIMVWLIATSVWFYNSIALSLAQASSYTFDYEFVSTTGAYQYENDETDDPTMTKPATTRLLERDFEKLVLINRTRPTPCDREMYLYQLEYKNLDEKLNKPVKECDRPFYAQLVNYTNMLLVVVDAMCAKQDVPIYPIDATEVQYNESLPCLKHMHPLYRKTPNSCIRNHTEESNIDMCGRCSLIGKSFLWIPLSVVFLIQYFQC; translated from the exons ATGTGCTACCGTGTTTGCGTTTCTGCTTTATTCGTGATTCTTTTGTCCCTGGATTCCAGGGATTGCTCGTCCAGTATACAATATGACGTACCTAGTAAAATATCCTTTAATAC GGTACAAGCCTGGGCAGTTAAGCTTGGGACTGAACTTTATCACTTTGGAGAATTTATTACCAGAAAAAAAGAAGTACAAGAT AGTTTCAAGTCTGCGCAAATCGAGTCTAGAGACGGTGAGAAATTGGTACAGAGCATGGCAGATGACATACGAGCGATGATGGAACTCAAAATCAGTGCAGTCAAAAGAATAGTGGAAGCGGCTGAAAATATGGCTTTTGACAAACAAAATGAACCCGTCAACGAagattttcagttttttaacaGCAAGGAAATGGAAGACTTGTATGATGATATGTCACTGACTACAACACCGGAGCCTGATTTCACTATGGAAAATTGGATAAACCGACCGGCATCGAAGAATATGCATTTGCAACAGAATCATCACTTTTCTCATATACCTGttaatactaattttagtagCGTTCACGTGCCGACAAATGTTTACGCTTGGG CTCCGGAAGTTATTAAAGGGATTCACTGGTCAGAAGGTTTAGATACacattttatcaataattaCCAAAGCGATCCGACATTATCTTGGCAGTATTTTGGTAGTTCGACGGGATTCATGAGACATTACCCAG CGATGAAATGGCGAGCAGATCCTGTAGACATATATGATTGTAGAACTAGAGCCTGGTACATGGAGGCAGCTGCAAGTCCGAAAGATGTTGTTATTTTGGTCGATCGAAGTGGTTCTATGACTGGACAAAGAAGAGATATAGCTAAACATGTAGTAACAAACATTTTAGACACTCTTGGCAATAACGATTTTGTTAGTGTTATGACCTTTGCTGATACTGTTGAAGAAATTGTTCCTTGTTTTGAAGATTCTCTTGTCCAA GCAACACTTGCAAATCTCCGAGAGTTGAAACTAGGTTTAGACAATTTTGAAACTATGGAAATAGCGAACTTTTCAGCTGCACTGACCAAAGCGTTTGAACTTCTtgaaatttatagaaataacaGCGGTGGAGCCAACTGTAATCAG GTGGCGGATGTGAGAGAAGTGAAGTGGATGGCGTGTGCAAACAGAGGGTTCTATGTGCACCTGAGCACGCTGGCAGAAGTTCGGGAGAGAGTATTGGAACATGTCAACGTGCTCGCAAGACCGCTGGTGTTGCAGCGAGAGAAGCATCCAGTTGTGTGGACTCCTGTTTATGCAAATGTTACG GATCCAAAAGTTGCAGATTACTTGTGGGAACAACGCGAGAGAGCAGAGCAAAAGGAAAGGTTTATGAGCCAACGACGTGACAAGGTACTCTTCAATTCCGAACAGGAACAAAATAGGAGATGGAAAATAACGCAG ATGAAACAGGGTCAGTATAGTGAGCTCGGGAATTCGCAATATCAATTGATGACTTCTGTGTCAATGCCTGTATACGATTTACGACATAACGAG AACATCACAGAGAATGTACTGATAAATGAAGCTTACTGGGTATCAGTTACAAAAGAG TCCGTAGAGGAGAACGGCCAAAAGGAG ATGCGTATCGCTAGATTATTGGGAGTCGCAGGCACAGATGTTCCTCTGTCAGAAATACAAGCATTGATGACACCGTATAAG ATTGGGGTAAATGGTTACGCCTTCATGGTAACAAATAAtggatatattttaatacatccGGATTTGAGGCCTGTG TTTCAGCAGATATTAAAACCAAGTTACAACAGCGTTGATATGATTGAAGTTGAACTTTTTGACGATGAACGGAGCCCAAGGAACTTCAGCAAAGAACTGACAGCG CTCCGAAAAGAGATAATCGATCAGAAAACTGGGAATAAAATCATGAATGTTAAGTATCATATGGAGGATATG AAACGAGTGTCTCGAGGCAAAAGGCACTATTTTTGGACCGGCATCAGCGATTCACAATTCACACTTGTTGTTTCCATTCCTGAAAATTATGGTCGCCATCGGATCACACCACCACCAACAGACGACATCCACCGTCTGTCTTTGACGTCTAAAAACATATCCGCTAGACAGTATTTGTCAGAGAAATGGAGTGTACATCCGGATTG GCTATACTGCCGTCACTATGAACGCACATTTTCCTCTCCCGAGGAAGAGCTGTCATATTTCCTAGAAAGAGTGGCGAAGCCCGGTTGGCGCTGGCCGGCCAAACCGCGCCCGCCCGAACACCATAAGAACAAGGGACACGAGAAACATAACGAag gatCAGAAGTGAGAGAAAGAAACAAGGCACCAAACGTCACGCCACGAAATGAATATTATT GCGATCACGGACTAATGCAGGCATTAGTGTACGATGCCAGGAACACAGCGTGGTTTAACAAGAGTATTTCGGAGTCTGCGACAGATGAGAAAGC GGCGGAGTTCATTCAACGTTTTGGTTTCATCACCGCGTTCCTTGCTACACACAGTGGCCTCACAAGATGGGAAACACATCCTCCTAAGGACCACGATGACAA GAATGAGTTCGGCAAACAATGGCCTCGAGCAATAGATGAAGTTTGGTATCGACGCGCCGTCGAACAACACTATGTAGATCCGCTTAGTTTTGTATATAGTGTGGAATTAAGCACGGAAAAATTTCCTCTCAATGTTAGCAATGCTATGGTGACGGCTGCACACGCCGTATTCCACGGAGATGGCCATCGAAAAGCGCCAGCAGCAGTTGTTGGATTTCAGTTCAAACACGAGCGTCTTGCTGAGTGGTTCCAGAATATAACTTCAAAC TGCGAGCACAGCAAGGAATGTATAACGTGCAACGTTACAGACAATTGGGACTGTTATTTAGTTGATAGTAATGGTTGGATAATCGTAAGTGAAGATAGCAGTCAAACAGGGCAGTTCTTTGGCAAA GTACGACCAGATATTATGATGAAACTTGTGGAAGAAGAAGTTTTTAAAACAGTTCACATTATAGATTATCAAGCTGTCTGCTTTAGGGAGAAGAAGATTACGAATCCTGCATCTATGATCCTGACC ccACTTGAAAATTTGCGTCTGATTATGGTATGGCTCATCGCCACGTCGGTTTGGTTTTACAACTCGATTGCTCTCAGTTTAGCTCAAGCTTCGAGCTATACATTCGACTACG AGTTTGTTTCAACCACTG GGGCTTATCAATACGAAAACGACGAAACTGACGACCCGACAATGACCAAACCTGCGACGACCAGATTGCTGGAAAGAGATTTCGAGAAACTTGTACTGATAAATAGAACAAGACCAACACCATGTGACAGGGAGATGTATCTGTACCAATTGGAGTACAAGAATCTCGACGAGAAGTTGAACAAGCCAGTGAAAGAGTGCGACCGACCGTTCTACGCGCAGTTGGTGAATTACACCAACATGTTGTTGGTGGTGGTAGATGCGATGTGCGCCAAGCAAGATGTGCCGATATACCCGATAGACGCCACAGAAGTCCAGTACAATGAATCGCTGCCGTGCTTGAAGCACATGCATCCGTTGTATAGGAAAACTCCGAATTCTTGCATCCGAAATCACACTGAG GAGAGCAACATCGATATGTGTGGACGCTGCAGTCTAATTGGCAAGAGCTTCCTATGGATACCACTGAGTGTAGTTTTCCtaattcaatattttcaatgttAA
- the LOC120628524 gene encoding voltage-dependent calcium channel subunit alpha-2/delta-3 isoform X9: protein MCYRVCVSALFVILLSLDSRDCSSSIQYDVPSKISFNTVQAWAVKLGTELYHFGEFITRKKEVQDSFKSAQIESRDGEKLVQSMADDIRAMMELKISAVKRIVEAAENMAFDKQNEPVNEDFQFFNSKEMEDLYDDMSLTTTPEPDFTMENWINRPASKNMHLQQNHHFSHIPVNTNFSSVHVPTNVYAWAPEVIKGIHWSEGLDTHFINNYQSDPTLSWQYFGSSTGFMRHYPAMKWRADPVDIYDCRTRAWYMEAAASPKDVVILVDRSGSMTGQRRDIAKHVVTNILDTLGNNDFVSVMTFADTVEEIVPCFEDSLVQATLANLRELKLGLDNFETMEIANFSAALTKAFELLEIYRNNSGGANCNQAIMLVTDGVPYNYKELFEKYNWKYDTPVRVFTYLIGREVADVREVKWMACANRGFYVHLSTLAEVRERVLEHVNVLARPLVLQREKHPVVWTPVYANVTDPKVADYLWEQRERAEQKERFMSQRRDKVLFNSEQEQNRRWKITQMKQGQYSELGNSQYQLMTSVSMPVYDLRHNEMRIARLLGVAGTDVPLSEIQALMTPYKIGVNGYAFMVTNNGYILIHPDLRPVFQQILKPSYNSVDMIEVELFDDERSPRNFSKELTALRKEIIDQKTGNKIMNVKYHMEDMKRVSRGKRHYFWTGISDSQFTLVVSIPENYGRHRITPPPTDDIHRLSLTSKNISARQYLSEKWSVHPDWLYCRHYERTFSSPEEELSYFLERVAKPGWRWPAKPRPPEHHKNKGHEKHNEGSEVRERNKAPNVTPRNEYYCDHGLMQALVYDARNTAWFNKSISESATDEKAAEFIQRFGFITAFLATHSGLTRWETHPPKDHDDKNEFGKQWPRAIDEVWYRRAVEQHYVDPLSFVYSVELSTEKFPLNVSNAMVTAAHAVFHGDGHRKAPAAVVGFQFKHERLAEWFQNITSNCEHSKECITCNVTDNWDCYLVDSNGWIIVSEDSSQTGQFFGKVRPDIMMKLVEEEVFKTVHIIDYQAVCFREKKITNPASMILTPLENLRLIMVWLIATSVWFYNSIALSLAQASSYTFDYGAYQYENDETDDPTMTKPATTRLLERDFEKLVLINRTRPTPCDREMYLYQLEYKNLDEKLNKPVKECDRPFYAQLVNYTNMLLVVVDAMCAKQDVPIYPIDATEVQYNESLPCLKHMHPLYRKTPNSCIRNHTEESNIDMCGRCSLIGKSFLWIPLSVVFLIQYFQC from the exons ATGTGCTACCGTGTTTGCGTTTCTGCTTTATTCGTGATTCTTTTGTCCCTGGATTCCAGGGATTGCTCGTCCAGTATACAATATGACGTACCTAGTAAAATATCCTTTAATAC GGTACAAGCCTGGGCAGTTAAGCTTGGGACTGAACTTTATCACTTTGGAGAATTTATTACCAGAAAAAAAGAAGTACAAGAT AGTTTCAAGTCTGCGCAAATCGAGTCTAGAGACGGTGAGAAATTGGTACAGAGCATGGCAGATGACATACGAGCGATGATGGAACTCAAAATCAGTGCAGTCAAAAGAATAGTGGAAGCGGCTGAAAATATGGCTTTTGACAAACAAAATGAACCCGTCAACGAagattttcagttttttaacaGCAAGGAAATGGAAGACTTGTATGATGATATGTCACTGACTACAACACCGGAGCCTGATTTCACTATGGAAAATTGGATAAACCGACCGGCATCGAAGAATATGCATTTGCAACAGAATCATCACTTTTCTCATATACCTGttaatactaattttagtagCGTTCACGTGCCGACAAATGTTTACGCTTGGG CTCCGGAAGTTATTAAAGGGATTCACTGGTCAGAAGGTTTAGATACacattttatcaataattaCCAAAGCGATCCGACATTATCTTGGCAGTATTTTGGTAGTTCGACGGGATTCATGAGACATTACCCAG CGATGAAATGGCGAGCAGATCCTGTAGACATATATGATTGTAGAACTAGAGCCTGGTACATGGAGGCAGCTGCAAGTCCGAAAGATGTTGTTATTTTGGTCGATCGAAGTGGTTCTATGACTGGACAAAGAAGAGATATAGCTAAACATGTAGTAACAAACATTTTAGACACTCTTGGCAATAACGATTTTGTTAGTGTTATGACCTTTGCTGATACTGTTGAAGAAATTGTTCCTTGTTTTGAAGATTCTCTTGTCCAA GCAACACTTGCAAATCTCCGAGAGTTGAAACTAGGTTTAGACAATTTTGAAACTATGGAAATAGCGAACTTTTCAGCTGCACTGACCAAAGCGTTTGAACTTCTtgaaatttatagaaataacaGCGGTGGAGCCAACTGTAATCAG GCTATAATGTTGGTAACCGATGGCGTTCCATATAATTACAAAGAATTGTTCGAGAAATACAACTGGAAGTATGATACCCCGGTGCGGGTGTTTACGTACCTGATAGGTCGCGAG GTGGCGGATGTGAGAGAAGTGAAGTGGATGGCGTGTGCAAACAGAGGGTTCTATGTGCACCTGAGCACGCTGGCAGAAGTTCGGGAGAGAGTATTGGAACATGTCAACGTGCTCGCAAGACCGCTGGTGTTGCAGCGAGAGAAGCATCCAGTTGTGTGGACTCCTGTTTATGCAAATGTTACG GATCCAAAAGTTGCAGATTACTTGTGGGAACAACGCGAGAGAGCAGAGCAAAAGGAAAGGTTTATGAGCCAACGACGTGACAAGGTACTCTTCAATTCCGAACAGGAACAAAATAGGAGATGGAAAATAACGCAG ATGAAACAGGGTCAGTATAGTGAGCTCGGGAATTCGCAATATCAATTGATGACTTCTGTGTCAATGCCTGTATACGATTTACGACATAACGAG ATGCGTATCGCTAGATTATTGGGAGTCGCAGGCACAGATGTTCCTCTGTCAGAAATACAAGCATTGATGACACCGTATAAG ATTGGGGTAAATGGTTACGCCTTCATGGTAACAAATAAtggatatattttaatacatccGGATTTGAGGCCTGTG TTTCAGCAGATATTAAAACCAAGTTACAACAGCGTTGATATGATTGAAGTTGAACTTTTTGACGATGAACGGAGCCCAAGGAACTTCAGCAAAGAACTGACAGCG CTCCGAAAAGAGATAATCGATCAGAAAACTGGGAATAAAATCATGAATGTTAAGTATCATATGGAGGATATG AAACGAGTGTCTCGAGGCAAAAGGCACTATTTTTGGACCGGCATCAGCGATTCACAATTCACACTTGTTGTTTCCATTCCTGAAAATTATGGTCGCCATCGGATCACACCACCACCAACAGACGACATCCACCGTCTGTCTTTGACGTCTAAAAACATATCCGCTAGACAGTATTTGTCAGAGAAATGGAGTGTACATCCGGATTG GCTATACTGCCGTCACTATGAACGCACATTTTCCTCTCCCGAGGAAGAGCTGTCATATTTCCTAGAAAGAGTGGCGAAGCCCGGTTGGCGCTGGCCGGCCAAACCGCGCCCGCCCGAACACCATAAGAACAAGGGACACGAGAAACATAACGAag gatCAGAAGTGAGAGAAAGAAACAAGGCACCAAACGTCACGCCACGAAATGAATATTATT GCGATCACGGACTAATGCAGGCATTAGTGTACGATGCCAGGAACACAGCGTGGTTTAACAAGAGTATTTCGGAGTCTGCGACAGATGAGAAAGC GGCGGAGTTCATTCAACGTTTTGGTTTCATCACCGCGTTCCTTGCTACACACAGTGGCCTCACAAGATGGGAAACACATCCTCCTAAGGACCACGATGACAA GAATGAGTTCGGCAAACAATGGCCTCGAGCAATAGATGAAGTTTGGTATCGACGCGCCGTCGAACAACACTATGTAGATCCGCTTAGTTTTGTATATAGTGTGGAATTAAGCACGGAAAAATTTCCTCTCAATGTTAGCAATGCTATGGTGACGGCTGCACACGCCGTATTCCACGGAGATGGCCATCGAAAAGCGCCAGCAGCAGTTGTTGGATTTCAGTTCAAACACGAGCGTCTTGCTGAGTGGTTCCAGAATATAACTTCAAAC TGCGAGCACAGCAAGGAATGTATAACGTGCAACGTTACAGACAATTGGGACTGTTATTTAGTTGATAGTAATGGTTGGATAATCGTAAGTGAAGATAGCAGTCAAACAGGGCAGTTCTTTGGCAAA GTACGACCAGATATTATGATGAAACTTGTGGAAGAAGAAGTTTTTAAAACAGTTCACATTATAGATTATCAAGCTGTCTGCTTTAGGGAGAAGAAGATTACGAATCCTGCATCTATGATCCTGACC ccACTTGAAAATTTGCGTCTGATTATGGTATGGCTCATCGCCACGTCGGTTTGGTTTTACAACTCGATTGCTCTCAGTTTAGCTCAAGCTTCGAGCTATACATTCGACTACG GGGCTTATCAATACGAAAACGACGAAACTGACGACCCGACAATGACCAAACCTGCGACGACCAGATTGCTGGAAAGAGATTTCGAGAAACTTGTACTGATAAATAGAACAAGACCAACACCATGTGACAGGGAGATGTATCTGTACCAATTGGAGTACAAGAATCTCGACGAGAAGTTGAACAAGCCAGTGAAAGAGTGCGACCGACCGTTCTACGCGCAGTTGGTGAATTACACCAACATGTTGTTGGTGGTGGTAGATGCGATGTGCGCCAAGCAAGATGTGCCGATATACCCGATAGACGCCACAGAAGTCCAGTACAATGAATCGCTGCCGTGCTTGAAGCACATGCATCCGTTGTATAGGAAAACTCCGAATTCTTGCATCCGAAATCACACTGAG GAGAGCAACATCGATATGTGTGGACGCTGCAGTCTAATTGGCAAGAGCTTCCTATGGATACCACTGAGTGTAGTTTTCCtaattcaatattttcaatgttAA